A single Sphingomonas kaistensis DNA region contains:
- a CDS encoding DUF2460 domain-containing protein has product MRHWLTQDDPRLQRDVIKRFEPSHWTVDFPRGAMACVVSHPDENRLTATATFGRKSDLVGLIYTTVDSAVHVAHRREPKSDYSRCTLRFRWQSTGLAPLDSINGATLTIEGRDEQGADRTWYVRLWNYATGSGSDARVELPFDNLKAGFQTDENSETVDVRDVRRMFISLVPPDFIADSSERFGAPVDAVVELSDIECLGSGSVIGLNDAIVPEHKFRICTAYDDAYHLTPERVIDGLERLGYRDLIDHYVGMSHYPALGGDGLVDPGRTLCLPARRWHESFASIAKARRYQIIWSLSMELLEELCPEDWKQRAWNGEPARTGWVPPSSLLSPAVAEPVAYLGRIASEFVSIGNDAGLSPKLQIGEPWWWVTADHAICLYDSAAAERWPVGHVPIRDVRQVSAEQVQVLEAAGDVLANATAAIVAAARVRAPDLQSHILVFLPSIMRRDAPELVRANLPTAWQAPAFDVLQLEDYDWVTQGLTVSRERALETARTRLGYALDRCHYLAGFVGAPDRTRDWNEIIAAANLAADTGFGEVFLWALPQVFRDNLTIFEGEQEVKAFRDVTFPLEVGMNATVEPCFSTTIATSPGGFEYRNVDWQQARLRFDIGPGLRSINDIQELLAFFREMRGNAVAFRFRDSTDFSSSGMIDDPRSTDVLLGIGDGERHTFELIKNYGEGEVRRITRPVADTVSVSLNGSAVDAWDLTDGGIIEFAEAPGMGIEVRAGFLFDVPVRFEESSLRINRKTYLAGELTTVPLIEVREA; this is encoded by the coding sequence ATGCGCCACTGGTTGACGCAAGACGATCCGCGCCTGCAGCGGGACGTTATCAAGCGGTTCGAACCCTCGCATTGGACGGTCGATTTTCCGCGCGGTGCGATGGCCTGCGTCGTCAGTCATCCCGACGAAAATAGGCTCACGGCCACTGCAACATTCGGTCGTAAGAGCGACCTCGTTGGCCTGATCTACACGACAGTCGATAGCGCTGTGCATGTGGCGCATCGGCGGGAGCCGAAGAGCGACTATTCACGGTGTACGCTGCGCTTCCGGTGGCAGTCGACCGGATTGGCGCCACTCGATTCGATTAACGGCGCTACGCTCACGATCGAAGGTCGGGATGAGCAAGGGGCGGATCGCACCTGGTATGTGCGCTTGTGGAATTACGCGACGGGAAGCGGCAGCGATGCCCGTGTCGAGTTGCCTTTCGATAATTTGAAGGCGGGTTTTCAGACCGACGAGAACAGCGAGACTGTGGACGTTCGCGACGTGCGGCGAATGTTCATCAGTCTTGTCCCGCCTGACTTCATCGCAGACAGTTCGGAGCGTTTCGGGGCGCCGGTCGATGCGGTTGTCGAACTGAGCGACATCGAATGCTTGGGTTCGGGAAGTGTCATTGGGCTGAATGACGCGATCGTGCCTGAACACAAGTTCCGCATCTGCACCGCCTACGACGATGCTTACCACCTGACGCCCGAACGCGTGATCGATGGCCTCGAAAGGCTCGGCTACCGCGATCTCATCGATCACTATGTCGGAATGAGCCATTATCCCGCTCTTGGCGGCGACGGACTGGTCGATCCGGGAAGAACGCTCTGCCTTCCGGCAAGGCGTTGGCACGAAAGCTTCGCATCGATCGCGAAGGCACGAAGATACCAGATCATCTGGTCGCTCTCGATGGAGCTGCTGGAAGAGCTCTGCCCGGAGGACTGGAAGCAGCGGGCTTGGAATGGGGAGCCGGCGCGTACCGGATGGGTGCCGCCGTCCTCTCTGCTTTCGCCTGCAGTCGCGGAGCCCGTAGCGTATCTTGGGCGCATTGCTTCGGAGTTCGTCAGCATCGGCAACGACGCCGGCCTTTCTCCTAAGTTACAGATCGGCGAGCCCTGGTGGTGGGTGACGGCAGATCATGCGATTTGCTTGTACGATTCCGCCGCGGCGGAGCGATGGCCTGTGGGACACGTCCCCATCAGGGATGTGCGACAGGTTTCAGCGGAGCAAGTGCAGGTGCTCGAAGCCGCTGGGGATGTCTTGGCGAACGCCACGGCTGCCATCGTGGCCGCTGCGAGAGTGCGCGCGCCCGATCTTCAGTCGCATATTTTGGTATTTCTTCCGTCGATCATGCGTAGGGACGCGCCCGAACTGGTTCGCGCAAACCTCCCGACTGCGTGGCAGGCACCTGCCTTCGATGTGCTCCAACTCGAAGATTATGATTGGGTCACGCAAGGGCTGACTGTCAGCCGCGAGCGGGCTTTGGAGACGGCAAGAACGCGGCTCGGTTACGCGCTCGACCGATGTCACTATCTCGCCGGCTTCGTCGGCGCGCCTGACCGGACGCGTGACTGGAACGAGATCATCGCAGCCGCGAATCTGGCCGCCGATACGGGCTTTGGCGAGGTCTTTCTATGGGCCTTGCCACAGGTGTTTCGCGACAACCTCACTATTTTCGAAGGAGAGCAGGAAGTGAAAGCTTTCCGCGATGTGACGTTTCCGCTTGAGGTCGGGATGAACGCTACGGTTGAGCCCTGCTTCTCGACAACGATAGCGACGTCACCAGGCGGCTTCGAATATCGCAATGTTGATTGGCAACAGGCTCGCTTGCGCTTCGACATCGGGCCTGGGTTGCGGAGCATCAACGATATTCAGGAACTCCTTGCATTCTTTCGGGAGATGCGAGGCAATGCCGTCGCGTTTCGCTTCCGCGACAGCACTGATTTCAGCTCTTCGGGAATGATAGACGACCCGAGGTCGACCGACGTGCTGCTCGGCATTGGTGACGGTGAGCGGCACACGTTTGAGCTTATCAAAAATTATGGCGAAGGTGAGGTGCGTCGGATCACGCGACCGGTGGCGGACACCGTTTCGGTTTCGCTCAATGGTTCGGCAGTCGATGCTTGGGATCTGACGGACGGGGGCATCATCGAATTCGCCGAAGCACCCGGAATGGGCATCGAAGTTCGTGCGGGATTCTTGTTCGACGTGCCGGTTCGGTTCGAAGAATCGAGCCTGCGCATCAATCGCAAGACGTATCTGGCTGGTGAACTCACCACCGTACCGTTGATCGAGGTTCGTGAGGCATGA
- a CDS encoding glycosyl hydrolase family 28-related protein, translating into MALSFTPKFANMVRVTTSTQGTGPFLCGPAVTGFASFAESVSAGDSFYYSAQGVDKPHEREVGRGTYLANGTITRQPLSGGLTSFTAGPKTIALVAAAEWYADVQESLGQGGGGQGKTVKDRVALAAFDTSASPCFLEEAGREGLFAWDATVAVALHQADPGQGLFVAPSATANGAWVRRFPGSVNVRWFGAKGDGNTNDGVAFTRALSALRITAQQGFGYGWGGNRLYIPKGHYFLGTTTLDVTASLVIEGDSNGLPSGGASVLRWSANTTGIRIQGGATTGAEQTKTQDYVTGTSLIRGLHLTGGYTHGTTAEGEFHGIHMRAMAAVEDCFIRGFQGDGIHIRGDVGVNNNTNLSFVSRTSVETCRNGVYLQGGDANACSFVHLNVNSNRRWGVLDASFLGNSFFGCHSATNGSQASTGPSVCPPNRCVYNGNVFAVKHGAEEWAASNPPPSTAANNQGWYFVSAGSPQAWNNIEAWASGRVYRSGGSYAATDANNRTVFLGCYSEGDMAPNQLYGRSAIFGGLHECGVRGQATWLKPEYDGLRFVGNPPTFENGFRTYEMMESIGTFPTLLLNGTTKSGDVIFRKNGTYRAEVGSDDTFLTLGHYNALLLKTQGVNVAEVGPSGISLTTGKSLMVNYQQVVGARQTGWTAATGSPNRGSFAATAAGTASASYVQAEAQDGRNRIAALEARLIALEADCRTHGLIN; encoded by the coding sequence ATGGCGCTAAGCTTTACCCCCAAGTTCGCAAACATGGTCCGGGTGACCACGTCCACACAGGGCACCGGTCCGTTTCTTTGCGGTCCCGCGGTGACGGGCTTTGCGAGCTTTGCTGAATCGGTCTCGGCCGGAGATAGTTTCTATTATTCGGCCCAAGGCGTCGACAAACCGCACGAGCGGGAAGTGGGACGCGGGACCTATCTTGCGAACGGAACGATCACCCGGCAGCCGCTCAGTGGAGGGCTGACCAGTTTCACCGCGGGTCCGAAAACGATCGCCCTGGTCGCGGCGGCCGAATGGTATGCCGATGTGCAGGAGTCGCTTGGCCAGGGCGGAGGCGGGCAAGGCAAAACGGTCAAGGACCGGGTTGCTCTTGCTGCCTTCGACACCTCTGCCAGTCCCTGCTTTCTCGAGGAAGCCGGGCGAGAAGGCTTGTTCGCCTGGGACGCCACCGTCGCCGTCGCCCTTCATCAGGCGGATCCCGGGCAAGGGCTTTTCGTCGCGCCGTCGGCAACGGCGAACGGTGCCTGGGTTCGCCGCTTTCCGGGCAGCGTCAATGTTCGGTGGTTCGGCGCGAAGGGCGACGGAAACACCAATGACGGCGTGGCGTTCACCCGGGCGCTGAGCGCGCTTCGGATCACGGCGCAGCAGGGCTTCGGTTATGGCTGGGGTGGCAATCGGCTGTACATTCCGAAGGGTCACTATTTTCTCGGCACCACCACACTCGACGTCACTGCGTCGTTGGTGATCGAGGGAGACAGCAACGGTCTTCCAAGCGGCGGTGCGAGCGTGCTGCGCTGGTCGGCCAACACCACCGGTATCCGCATCCAGGGCGGTGCGACCACCGGGGCCGAGCAGACCAAGACGCAGGACTACGTCACCGGCACCTCGCTCATTCGCGGGCTGCACCTGACCGGCGGGTACACTCACGGCACGACCGCCGAGGGTGAGTTTCACGGCATTCACATGCGCGCCATGGCCGCGGTCGAGGATTGCTTCATCCGAGGCTTTCAAGGCGACGGCATTCACATTCGCGGCGACGTCGGCGTCAACAACAACACCAATCTGTCGTTCGTTTCCCGAACGTCGGTGGAGACATGTCGTAACGGCGTTTATCTGCAGGGCGGAGATGCCAACGCCTGTTCGTTCGTTCACCTGAACGTCAATTCGAACCGCCGCTGGGGCGTGCTCGATGCCAGCTTCCTTGGAAACAGCTTCTTTGGTTGTCATTCGGCAACCAATGGAAGTCAGGCGAGCACCGGTCCAAGTGTCTGCCCGCCCAATCGCTGCGTTTACAACGGCAATGTCTTTGCCGTGAAGCACGGCGCTGAGGAGTGGGCCGCAAGCAACCCACCGCCGAGCACCGCCGCAAATAATCAGGGCTGGTATTTCGTCAGCGCGGGCAGCCCGCAGGCCTGGAACAACATCGAGGCGTGGGCCAGCGGACGCGTCTATCGGTCAGGCGGCTCCTACGCCGCTACGGACGCCAACAATCGCACGGTCTTTCTTGGCTGCTATTCCGAAGGGGATATGGCGCCCAACCAGCTGTACGGTCGGTCGGCGATCTTCGGCGGTCTGCATGAGTGCGGCGTGCGCGGGCAGGCCACTTGGCTGAAGCCCGAGTATGACGGGCTACGCTTCGTCGGTAATCCGCCGACCTTCGAGAATGGCTTTCGTACTTATGAGATGATGGAGTCGATCGGAACGTTTCCGACCCTCCTGCTGAATGGCACAACGAAATCCGGCGATGTTATTTTCCGCAAGAACGGGACGTACCGGGCCGAAGTCGGTTCGGACGACACCTTCCTGACGCTCGGCCATTACAACGCGCTGCTGCTGAAAACCCAGGGCGTGAACGTCGCCGAGGTCGGACCGAGTGGCATTTCGCTTACGACCGGCAAGTCGCTGATGGTCAATTATCAGCAGGTGGTGGGGGCACGCCAGACCGGGTGGACCGCTGCCACGGGCAGTCCCAATCGCGGCAGCTTCGCGGCGACTGCAGCAGGGACCGCGTCGGCGAGTTACGTCCAAGCTGAGGCGCAGGACGGCCGCAATCGTATCGCTGCCCTGGAAGCTCGCTTGATCGCGCTCGAAGCTGATTGTCGAACGCACGGCCTGATCAACTGA
- the rplI gene encoding 50S ribosomal protein L9, with protein sequence MDVILLERVEKLGAIGDVVTVKNGFARNYLLPRKKALRANEANRKLFEANRAKIESDNAERRSAAQDSAKGVDGKTVQLIRQASNTGQLYGSVSARDIVEALEADGAKVAKSQVVLDRPIKSIGMHEVRVVLHAEVAVTVKVNVARSPEEAELQAQGVDVMAQMFERDNAGFTEDYDPNAEPGTIAEEGEPAAEQTPEA encoded by the coding sequence ATGGATGTCATCCTGCTTGAGCGCGTCGAAAAGCTCGGCGCCATTGGCGACGTCGTCACAGTCAAGAACGGTTTCGCCCGCAACTACCTTCTGCCTCGCAAGAAGGCGCTTCGTGCCAACGAAGCCAACCGCAAGCTGTTCGAAGCCAATCGCGCCAAGATCGAATCCGACAACGCCGAGCGTCGCTCGGCCGCGCAGGATTCGGCCAAGGGTGTCGACGGCAAGACCGTTCAGCTGATCCGTCAGGCGTCGAACACCGGCCAGCTCTATGGTTCGGTCAGCGCCCGCGACATCGTCGAAGCCCTCGAGGCCGACGGTGCCAAGGTCGCCAAGAGCCAGGTCGTGCTTGATCGCCCGATCAAGTCGATCGGCATGCACGAAGTGCGCGTCGTCCTCCACGCCGAGGTTGCGGTCACCGTCAAGGTGAACGTCGCCCGCTCGCCCGAAGAGGCCGAACTGCAGGCGCAGGGCGTCGACGTCATGGCCCAGATGTTCGAGCGTGATAACGCCGGCTTCACCGAGGACTATGACCCGAACGCCGAGCCCGGCACCATTGCCGAAGAAGGCGAACCGGCGGCCGAGCAGACCCCCGAGGCCTGA
- the rpsF gene encoding 30S ribosomal protein S6, which produces MPLYEHVFLARQDLAQAQVDALAETATNIITEHGGKVVKAETWGLRGLAYRIAKNRKAHYVMLDLDAPAAAVAELERQTGINEDVIRFMTIRVDEHENGPSAMMRRQERDRSDRGDRGDRSDRGDRGPRPDRAPREEMGA; this is translated from the coding sequence ATGCCGCTGTACGAGCATGTCTTTCTCGCAAGGCAGGACTTGGCTCAAGCCCAAGTCGATGCTCTTGCCGAGACGGCAACCAACATCATCACCGAACATGGCGGCAAGGTCGTCAAGGCCGAGACCTGGGGTCTGCGTGGCCTCGCCTATCGCATCGCTAAGAACCGCAAGGCTCATTACGTGATGCTCGACCTCGACGCGCCGGCTGCGGCCGTCGCCGAACTTGAGCGTCAGACCGGCATCAACGAAGATGTCATCCGCTTCATGACCATTCGCGTCGACGAGCATGAGAATGGCCCGTCGGCCATGATGCGCCGTCAGGAGCGTGATCGCAGTGACCGTGGTGACCGCGGCGACCGTAGTGATCGCGGTGATCGTGGTCCCCGCCCCGACCGCGCCCCGCGCGAAGAGATGGGAGCCTAA
- a CDS encoding phage head completion protein, with translation MSEFAGRLTQRVELWARSSFRSETGVSSEEMSLMLSCLAEIVAEGVGAADEAMSVSAMPRYRVTVRRQGEFSVDQQIRWRGRRLLVRQIVDDPKLPDRLVLRCEEQR, from the coding sequence ATGAGCGAGTTTGCAGGGAGACTGACGCAGCGCGTCGAGCTTTGGGCGCGATCCTCATTTCGGTCGGAGACTGGTGTCTCGAGCGAGGAGATGAGCTTGATGCTCAGCTGCTTGGCGGAAATCGTTGCCGAAGGCGTCGGGGCGGCCGACGAGGCGATGAGTGTGAGCGCCATGCCACGCTACCGAGTGACGGTGCGCCGGCAGGGCGAGTTTTCCGTGGACCAGCAGATCCGGTGGCGGGGGCGCCGCCTGCTCGTCCGTCAGATTGTCGACGATCCGAAACTGCCTGACCGTTTGGTTCTCCGCTGCGAGGAACAACGATGA
- a CDS encoding phage portal protein — MRWFGRKSADVPPMFLSYAMPSERCLFPSGYQAQLKEVFLGNPVGQRAVRMVAGAVGALKVYTVEGNADAAALIGRASLLEQTAASLLLHGNAYLQLVEALGAPAELFLLQPDRVTVDTDDRGWPRAYQYKPGRKAVRINRHDALERVQLIHIKSLNPVQDQQGLGCLEAASAAASIHNRASRWNKALLDNAARPSGALTYDPPDGAPLSAPQFERLREEIERQFTGSLNAGRPMLLEGGLRWQSLGLSPTDMDFVAVKEAAARDIALAFGVPPVLLGLPGDTSYSNMREAGRALYRQTVLPLAERILGEVSEALRDWVGPIRLAVDTDAISELAEDRERLWQMVANADFISADEKREMLGFEIKGRTA, encoded by the coding sequence ATGCGGTGGTTCGGTCGCAAGTCGGCGGACGTCCCGCCGATGTTCCTGTCCTATGCCATGCCGAGCGAGCGGTGCCTGTTCCCGAGCGGTTATCAGGCGCAGTTGAAAGAGGTGTTCCTCGGCAATCCTGTCGGTCAGCGGGCGGTGCGCATGGTGGCGGGCGCTGTGGGTGCGCTCAAGGTCTACACGGTCGAAGGGAATGCTGACGCGGCGGCGCTGATCGGTCGGGCGAGCCTACTCGAGCAAACGGCGGCGTCGCTGCTGCTGCATGGCAATGCGTACCTGCAACTGGTCGAAGCGCTCGGCGCGCCGGCCGAGCTGTTCCTGTTGCAGCCCGACCGCGTGACGGTTGATACGGACGACCGGGGCTGGCCGCGCGCCTATCAGTACAAGCCCGGCCGGAAAGCGGTCAGGATAAACCGGCACGACGCGCTGGAGCGGGTGCAACTGATCCACATCAAGTCGCTCAATCCGGTCCAGGATCAGCAGGGCTTGGGGTGCCTGGAGGCGGCAAGCGCGGCGGCGTCCATCCACAACCGGGCTAGCCGCTGGAACAAGGCGTTGCTCGACAATGCGGCGCGGCCGTCGGGGGCGCTTACCTATGATCCGCCCGATGGCGCGCCGCTGAGTGCGCCGCAGTTCGAGCGGCTTCGAGAAGAAATCGAGCGGCAGTTCACGGGCAGCTTGAACGCCGGGCGGCCGATGCTGCTGGAAGGCGGACTGCGCTGGCAATCGCTGGGACTGAGCCCGACGGATATGGATTTCGTGGCCGTCAAGGAAGCGGCGGCGCGCGACATTGCGCTGGCTTTCGGCGTGCCGCCGGTTCTGCTCGGCCTGCCGGGCGATACGTCTTACAGTAATATGCGCGAAGCGGGCCGGGCGCTGTATCGGCAGACCGTGCTGCCATTGGCCGAACGTATTCTGGGCGAAGTGTCGGAAGCGCTGCGCGACTGGGTCGGCCCTATCCGGCTGGCGGTCGATACCGATGCCATCAGCGAGCTTGCGGAGGATCGCGAACGGTTGTGGCAGATGGTGGCCAATGCCGATTTCATCTCTGCCGACGAAAAGCGCGAGATGCTTGGGTTTGAAATCAAGGGTCGCACCGCATGA
- the rpsR gene encoding 30S ribosomal protein S18, which produces MARAFFRRRKSCPFSGKDAPRIDYKDVRLLQGFVSERGKIVPSRITAVSTKKQRELAKAIKRARHIGLLPYVVK; this is translated from the coding sequence ATGGCCCGTGCATTTTTCCGCCGCCGCAAGTCGTGCCCGTTCTCGGGTAAGGACGCCCCCCGGATCGACTACAAGGACGTCCGTCTGCTCCAGGGCTTCGTGTCCGAGCGTGGCAAGATCGTCCCCAGCCGCATCACCGCGGTGAGCACCAAGAAGCAGCGCGAGCTGGCCAAGGCGATCAAGCGCGCCCGCCACATCGGTCTGCTCCCGTACGTCGTCAAGTAA
- a CDS encoding DUF6127 family protein → MIRPGADELLTQLIASAEGQPVNYVILQAMVEEASNAGACRALGLLGLEDKTARRDMDELRELLGSWRDVKKSAWQTVTRWVVRIILAMLMVSIAYQSNLRALLRS, encoded by the coding sequence ATGATCCGGCCGGGTGCCGATGAGCTTCTCACTCAATTGATCGCCAGCGCCGAAGGGCAGCCGGTCAATTACGTCATCCTTCAGGCCATGGTCGAAGAAGCGAGCAATGCGGGCGCGTGCCGGGCGCTCGGGCTTCTCGGACTCGAGGATAAGACGGCCAGGCGAGACATGGACGAATTGCGCGAGCTGCTCGGCAGCTGGCGCGATGTGAAGAAGTCTGCGTGGCAGACCGTCACCCGCTGGGTCGTCAGGATCATACTTGCGATGCTGATGGTGTCGATCGCCTATCAGTCCAATCTTCGCGCCCTCCTGAGGAGCTAG
- a CDS encoding phage major capsid protein encodes MEFKADPLAESFASLQQGEGVSGLRAEIDDLKAKLRSNLVEAGRPHLGSEQKSAGAEGFGDFLRSGESALEGKSLDNVSTAAGGHAIPREIDEVIDRTLVAISPIRRIANVVKIGSSNYRKLISTGGTPSGWVGMEALRPETATPSFTEIVPASGELYANPAASQHMLDDAMFDVEAWLANEIATEFARAEGAAFVKGTGTNQPLGFLASPTATTADGVRPIGTLQTIGTGVAGGFPASNPQDKLVDLVQSLRQPYRQGAVFVMNSATAALVRKMKTADGAFIWQNGMIAGQPSTLLGYPVIEAEDMPDVAASSLSIAFGNFKAGYIITERAETSILRDPYSKKPYVYFYATKRVGGQVVNSEAIKLLRFA; translated from the coding sequence ATGGAATTCAAGGCTGATCCGCTTGCAGAGTCGTTTGCGTCTCTGCAGCAGGGCGAAGGCGTGAGCGGGCTCCGCGCCGAAATCGACGATCTGAAGGCGAAGCTCCGCAGCAATCTGGTTGAGGCGGGGCGTCCGCATCTCGGCTCCGAACAGAAGAGCGCCGGCGCGGAAGGCTTCGGCGATTTCCTTCGTAGCGGCGAGAGCGCGCTTGAAGGCAAATCGCTCGACAACGTCAGCACGGCGGCTGGTGGCCACGCCATTCCGCGCGAAATCGACGAGGTCATCGACCGCACGCTGGTCGCCATTTCGCCGATCCGTCGCATTGCCAATGTGGTGAAGATCGGCAGCTCCAATTACCGTAAGCTGATCTCGACCGGCGGCACGCCGTCGGGCTGGGTCGGCATGGAGGCGCTGCGGCCGGAAACGGCCACGCCGAGCTTTACCGAAATCGTCCCGGCGTCGGGTGAGCTTTACGCCAATCCGGCCGCCTCGCAGCACATGCTGGACGATGCGATGTTCGACGTCGAGGCCTGGCTGGCGAACGAGATCGCCACCGAATTCGCCCGCGCCGAGGGGGCTGCCTTCGTCAAGGGCACCGGCACCAATCAGCCGCTGGGTTTCCTGGCTTCGCCGACGGCGACCACGGCCGACGGAGTTCGTCCGATCGGCACGTTGCAGACGATCGGCACGGGTGTTGCCGGTGGCTTCCCCGCGAGCAATCCCCAGGACAAGCTGGTGGACCTCGTCCAGTCGCTCCGCCAGCCGTATCGCCAAGGCGCGGTGTTCGTCATGAATTCGGCAACCGCGGCCTTGGTGCGCAAGATGAAGACCGCCGACGGCGCCTTCATCTGGCAAAACGGCATGATCGCCGGCCAGCCGTCGACCCTGCTCGGCTATCCGGTGATCGAGGCCGAGGACATGCCCGACGTCGCGGCGAGCAGCCTGTCGATCGCCTTCGGTAACTTCAAGGCCGGCTACATCATCACCGAACGGGCCGAGACCAGCATCCTTCGCGATCCTTATTCGAAGAAGCCGTACGTCTACTTCTACGCGACCAAGCGGGTCGGCGGGCAGGTGGTGAATTCGGAAGCGATCAAGCTGCTCCGTTTCGCCTGA
- a CDS encoding HK97 family phage prohead protease, which yields MRIERARRGLRFAGYASVFDRIDRGGDIVRAGAFRQSLDRNGKIPLLWQHQQGRVVGKIEHLAEDARGLQVIGRLHDDEFGRLLARELKAGRLSGLSFGYRVRAAEQGASAREIRELDLLEVSLVRRPMQPLACVHKIAS from the coding sequence ATGCGCATCGAGCGGGCCCGGCGCGGGCTGCGCTTCGCCGGCTATGCGTCGGTGTTCGACCGCATCGATCGCGGCGGCGACATCGTGCGCGCGGGCGCCTTTCGTCAGTCGCTCGATCGCAACGGCAAGATACCCTTGCTGTGGCAGCATCAGCAGGGACGGGTCGTCGGCAAGATCGAACATCTCGCCGAGGATGCGCGGGGGCTGCAGGTCATCGGGCGGCTGCACGACGACGAATTCGGGCGGCTGCTTGCCCGGGAGTTGAAGGCGGGACGATTGTCCGGCCTCAGCTTTGGTTACCGGGTGCGCGCCGCCGAACAAGGCGCTTCGGCGCGAGAGATACGCGAACTCGATCTTCTTGAAGTCAGTTTGGTGCGACGGCCGATGCAGCCGCTCGCCTGTGTCCACAAGATCGCTTCGTAA
- the gp17 gene encoding tail completion protein gp17, translating to MTSASTALQGALVAKLDGSSLFTGVYHDAPARALFPYAVVNCNDERDWSCVGRDGREISLQLVLWDEQPSRLLTREGEAEVLLEALDTGPAWHLSTFVLTGKRRSRNPGGPWSCTFEFRARLIEPERGASE from the coding sequence ATGACTAGCGCGAGCACTGCGCTCCAGGGAGCGCTGGTCGCCAAGCTCGATGGGAGTTCGCTCTTCACCGGTGTCTATCACGATGCCCCGGCTCGCGCCCTTTTCCCTTATGCCGTAGTCAATTGTAACGATGAGCGCGACTGGAGCTGCGTGGGCAGAGACGGGCGCGAAATCTCCTTGCAGCTTGTTCTTTGGGACGAGCAACCATCGCGTCTGTTGACGCGCGAAGGAGAAGCAGAAGTCCTCCTTGAAGCGCTTGATACCGGGCCCGCGTGGCATCTCAGCACCTTCGTGCTGACCGGCAAACGACGCTCCCGCAACCCGGGCGGACCATGGAGTTGCACCTTCGAATTTCGCGCTCGCCTGATCGAGCCAGAGCGTGGAGCCTCGGAATGA
- a CDS encoding head-tail connector protein gives MIRQDISPLCVTLSEVQAYARVETGEEEALLAGLLRTASEMCETFLNQALVARDFEAVVRAGESWTLLPVQPVRSITSIRRASDDTAVAGTSYRCDIDYDGRGLVAGLACGQTYVVSGTAGMAIDGNGVPEPIRQGILRLAAAMFANRDGQIGDLPKAVTALWRPYRKAGLFR, from the coding sequence ATGATCCGTCAGGATATAAGTCCGCTGTGCGTCACTCTGTCGGAAGTGCAGGCTTACGCCCGCGTCGAAACGGGTGAGGAGGAAGCCTTGCTTGCCGGGTTGCTGCGCACGGCGAGCGAGATGTGCGAGACGTTTCTCAATCAGGCGCTGGTCGCTCGCGATTTCGAGGCCGTTGTGCGCGCGGGCGAAAGCTGGACGCTTCTTCCCGTGCAGCCGGTTCGATCGATCACATCGATCCGGCGCGCATCCGACGACACAGCGGTCGCAGGAACGAGCTACCGGTGCGACATTGATTACGACGGGCGCGGATTGGTTGCGGGTCTTGCATGCGGGCAGACCTATGTTGTGAGCGGCACTGCCGGAATGGCCATTGACGGCAACGGCGTGCCGGAGCCGATCCGTCAGGGCATCCTGCGCCTTGCGGCCGCGATGTTTGCCAATCGCGATGGTCAGATCGGCGACCTGCCGAAGGCCGTGACCGCCCTGTGGCGTCCTTATCGCAAGGCAGGGCTATTCCGATGA
- a CDS encoding phage major tail protein, TP901-1 family has translation MNLPLRGSDCVLRICDPGTSSNFVLVEGVRLSGWKILQEQVEVTDGGDEGWRRLLPGAGLRSLELAFSGMYLGSIGEHLLRDKAFRGEPVECALTLDEGTAVRGRFIVSSLSFEATVNDEATYAATLRSAGAVTID, from the coding sequence ATGAACCTTCCCTTGCGCGGAAGCGACTGTGTGCTCCGGATCTGTGACCCGGGAACCTCGTCTAACTTCGTACTCGTTGAGGGAGTGCGGCTTAGTGGATGGAAGATCTTGCAAGAACAGGTCGAGGTCACCGATGGCGGCGACGAGGGGTGGCGACGATTGCTACCGGGTGCGGGGCTGCGTTCGCTCGAGCTCGCCTTTAGCGGAATGTACCTGGGATCGATCGGCGAGCACCTCCTTCGCGACAAAGCCTTTCGGGGGGAGCCAGTCGAATGCGCTTTGACGCTCGATGAGGGCACGGCTGTGCGTGGTCGCTTTATCGTCTCGAGTTTGAGCTTCGAAGCCACGGTCAATGACGAAGCGACCTATGCAGCCACGCTTCGAAGCGCCGGAGCGGTCACTATCGACTGA